One segment of Babesia bigemina genome assembly Bbig001, chromosome : II DNA contains the following:
- a CDS encoding Protein BCCIP homolog, which translates to MANNKADSPERASKKHKPDHDDSGEDSDSSLEADFLFNDPAPEDSDGILAIIQGYLKKVQWEPPKDAMDSTYGILAHLIANQPNLGTLVKTGDDEDEQAFVMAVLSLLNLRMYKQLETLQDAIIALTKQHGSQQDLEAMTKILGSERNQIGLLVNERLGNIPTQLIGSLHQCLYDDLNWSLENADDEEERKFYKFTHLISISRVFTDNAKDFQAKHMVYVKPEERFYCEEATVKFMWTTGESNKVDFYEDGDESKPSKTRVVPEAMMFICVPIGKFKGVVRKIAETFA; encoded by the exons ATGGCCAACAACAAGGCGGATTCTCCCGAGAGGGCCTCGAAGAAGCACAAGCCCGATCACGATGACAGCGGAGAG GACTCGGACAGCTCGTTGGAGGCCGACTTCCTGTTCAATGACCCCGCGCCGGAAGACAGCGACGGAATCCTGGCCATCATCCAGGGCTACCTCAAGAAAGTGCAGTGGGAGCCCCCGAAGGACGCCATGGACTCCACGTACGGCATCCTGGCGCACCTGATAGCGAACCAGCCGAATCTCGGCACGTTGGTGAAGACcggcgacgacgaagacgAGCAGGCCTTCGTCATGGCGGTGCtctcgctgctcaacctgAGGATGTACAAGCAGCTAGAGACGCTGCAGGACGCCATCATCGCACTGACCAAGCAACACGGATCGCAGCAGGACCTGgaagccatgaccaagatcCTGGGCAGTGAACGCAACCAGATAGGGCTGCTGGTCAACGAGCGCCTGGGAAACATACCCACGCAACTGATAGGGAGCCTGCATCAGTGCCTGTACGACGACCTCAACTGGTCGCTGGAGAAcgccgacgacgaggaaGAGCGCAAGTTCTACAAGTTCACGCACCTCATCTCCATAAGCCGCGTGTTCACGGACAACGCGAAGGATTTCCAGGCGAAGCACATGGTGTACGTCAAACCGGAGGAACGCTTCTACTGCGAGGAGGCCACCGTCAAGTTCATGTGGACCACGGGGGAGTCGAACAAGGTCGACTTCTACGAGGACGGCGACGAGAGCAAACCGTCGAAAACGCGCGTCGTACCGGAAGCGATGATGTTCATCTGCGTGCCTATCGGCAAGTTCAAGGGCGTGGTGCGGAAAATCGCAGAAACCTTTGCCTGA
- a CDS encoding Vam6/Vps39-like protein, with protein sequence MEIFSRGAVLRWMESSKITAVAWCYNNLIIGNDAGELYAFQAAAVESPVESQIYKFSKVSNRRIARICPLEPKEWILVLNADGDLYVLDAFFKGHATMLCKRVTAVGRRLAEVSYDAAAKNGPLNALVNLNQFCIGTDNRLYLYSAEDQVEQQRAITVDGVVHSVSWFKGVIVVGTKEAYYLLDAEGTVCHELCSNLQMDEKDVGAPALTTACVDGDVMVVCQNIGIFYSTETLNLSKKNTIQWRNRLEALGCAPPYVIGITVDRLVEVYGVRDQLLYQTIDQTNATIVHYMPDRSCVLTATPNVVTVMKPKSYHQCLTDCIERKDIRQAMHLADVYFAADDPMRPVETKVAHTVAGWVRFADVNFPLAFQHFTLGDVDIVHLISFWNHYAELKVPDSYVRNQQVPAILRKFIPKASGISQYVVKRFNELKDVLPENTTVAKLLEMANVSFAAFLLKHFNPKTFLNRSGEPLDDFNQALVATVEKTNLLLLAECDDPKCSIIINRPREETFLDPDACGRHLLQMNKSEVFAKLLIKQERYREAMDIMAKYIRDEVGEVATEDVTLEIKSVCCELASCLNMLIENSHNEYTDSNTNVKPEEEIRDILNTYLPVLLSSYPNAALDVLTKNHAMIPFSTDQIVSMIDAYAQKVGSRIAGGYCTSNIAMRIKYLEDLVITKKHGTVHENTLLAKHYINELILHGKTKSAKDGVTAIKKTLLELLESNNNFDMVELEPLLAKLNFVETKVLVHSMFNRHEDALRTLFDWEESGDRTKRCEAYCMCFGDVAAVYSAVEKETPFKRYFSNFDYWMRRANEWPLTGHHIYNINTSDTSIDRLLLRLLNIIVEHSQRDEGCITVVRDLLAKYIPLCTHSSVLNASSIVELIPDTWNFALFADVFTQLQLKALHEQRTMAMKRGLTRSLHSQTAKNLYKLTCVPPITIDASSTCSICQEPIKLGMSIAIPPPSQSDATQQQGGKQPMLMHEQCAKNVHDK encoded by the exons ATGGAGATATTCTCCAGGGGAGCGGTCCTCCGCTGGATGGAGAGCTCCAAAATCACGGCGGTGGCATGGTGTTATAACAACCTGATCATCGGCAACGACGCCGGCGAGCTCTACGCCTTCCAGGCGGCGGCCGtggag AGCCCCGTGGAATCGCAAATATACAAGTTCTCGAAGGTCAGCAACCGACGCATCGCGCGCATATGCCCGCTGGAGCCGAAGGAATGGATTTTGGTGCTCAACGCCGATGGAGACCTGTATGTCCTCGACGCCTTCTTCAAAGGGCATGCCACCATGCTCTGCAAGAGGGTCACCGCCGTCGGCAGGAGGCTCGCAGAGGTGAGCTACGACGCTGCGGCCAAGAACGGGCCTCTGAACGCGCTGGTGAACCTCAACCAATTCTGCATCGGGACCGACAACAGGTTGTACCTCTACTCGGCGGAGGATCAGGTagagcagcagcgcgctATAACGGTGGACGGGGTCGTGCATAGCGTTTCGTGGTTCAAGGGCGTCATAGTCGTGGGCACCAAGGAGGCGTACTACCTCCTGGACGCGGAGGGGACGGTGTGCCACGAACTGTGCAGCAACCTGCAGATGGACGAGAAGGATGTGGGAGCGCCCGCGCTCACGACGGCCTGCGTGGACGGCGACGTGATGGTGGTGTGCCAAAACATCGGCATCTTCTACAGCACCGAGACCCTGAACCTGTCGAAGAAGAACACCATCCAGTGGCGGAACCGGCTGGAGGCCCTGGGCTGTGCGCCGCCGTACGTTATCGGTATAACGGTGGATCGCCTGGTGGAAGTGTACGGAGTCAGGGACCAGCTGCTGTACCAGACCATAGACCAAACCAACGCCACCATTGTCCACTACATGCCAGACAGGTCGTGCGTCCTCACCGCGACGCCCAACGTCGTCACTGTGATGAAGCCCAAATCGTACCATCAGTGCCTGACCGACTGCATCGAGCGAAAGGACATAAGGCAGGCGATGCACCTGGCGGATGTGTATTTCGCGGCCGACGACCCGATGCGACCCGTGGAGACGAAGGTGGCACATACTGTAGCCGGTTGGGTCAGGTTCGCCGACGTCAACTTCCCCCTCGCATTCCAGCATTTCACGTTGGGGGATGTAGACATAGTCCACCTGATATCGTTTTGGAACCACTACGCCGAACTCAAGGTTCCCGACTCGTACGTCCGCAACCAGCAGGTGCCGGCCATCCTGCGGAAGTTCATACCCAAAGCGTCTGGCATCAGCCAGTACGTCGTCAAACGCTTCAATGAGCTGAAGGATGTCCTGCCGGAGAACACGACGGTAGCAAAGCTCTTGGAAATGGCCAACGTCTCCTTTGCCGCATTCCTGCTGAAGCACTTCAACCCCAAGACGTTCCTGAACAGGAGCGGGGAGCCACTGGACGACTTCAACCAGGCGCTCGTGGCCACGGTAGAAAAAACgaacctgctgctgctggccgaGTGCGACGACCCTAAATgcagcatcatcatcaacaGGCCCAGGGAAGAAACCTTCCTGGACCCGGACGCGTGCGGCAGGCACCTCCTGCAGATGAACAAGAGCGAGGTGTTCGCCAAACTGCTCATCAAGCAGGAGCGATACAGGGAGGCGATGGACATCATGGCCAAGTACATCAGGGACGAGGTCGGCGAGGTGGCGACGGAAGACGTCACCCTCGAAATAAAGTCCGTCTGCTGCGAACTCGCCTCGTGCCTCAACATGCTCATCGAAAACAGCCACAACGAGTACACAG ACAGCAATACAAATGTCAAACCGGAGGAAGAGATCCGGGACATCCTCAACACCTACCTACCCGTGCTGCTTTCGAGCTACCCCAATGCAG CCCTCGACGTGCTGACGAAGAATCACGCGATGATCCCGTTTAGCACCGACCAGATCGTGTCCATGATAGACGCATACGCGCAAAAGGTGGGCAGCCGCATCGCGGGA GGCTACTGCACGTCCAACATTGCGATGCGCATCAAGTACCTCGAGGACCTGGTCATCACCAAGAAACACGGCACCGTGCACGAAAACACGTTGCTGGCGAAGCACTACATCAACGAGC TGATTCTCCACGGGAAGACCAAGAGTGCGAAAGACGGCGTCACCGCCATCAAGAaaacgctgctggagctacTGGAATCCAACAACAACTTCGACATGGTGGAGCTGGAGCCGCTGCTAGCGAAGCTGAATTTCGTCGAGACGAAGGTGCTGGTGCACAGCATGTTCAACCGCCATGAAGACGCGCTGAGGACGCTGTTCGATTGGGAGGAGTCCGGCGATAGGACAAAGCGATGTGAGGCGTACTGTATGTGCTTCGGAGACGTCGCAGCTGTCTACAGCGCTGTGGAGAAGGAAACTCCGTTCAAACGGTACTTCAGCAACTTCGACTACTGGATGCGCAGGGCCAACGAGTGGCCGCTCACTGGGCACCACATATACAACATCAATACGTCGGACACGTCAATCGACAGGCTGCTATTGCGACTGCTAAACATCATAGTGGAGCACTCCCAACGCGACGAGGGTTGCATCACCGTGGTACGGGACCTGCTGGCGAAGTACATTCCGCTCTGCACCCACAGCTCCGTGCTGAATGCGTCCAGCATCGTGGAACTCATCCCGGACACCTGGAACTTCGCCCTGTTCGCCGACGTGTTCACGCAGCTACagctcaaggcgctgcacgAGCAGCGG